From Bacillus basilensis, a single genomic window includes:
- a CDS encoding MauE/DoxX family redox-associated membrane protein has product MNEIILILRILIGTLFLSSSISKLLHFSKHVVIVGEYKILPKKFIKFFSRMEVSLALICSISLILGLLQLWVGAILLLLLIMYTIGIIVNLYRKRTNISCGCGGIVGDHNLSWTLVFRNIFLVGLIIFLIKNETDFFSLQSLLIYEKDISLIFNHNGIFSILLSTFLVLLIAILNSTFTIYRSMNHFLYLTKQIKE; this is encoded by the coding sequence ATGAATGAAATTATCTTAATTTTAAGGATATTAATAGGTACTCTTTTTCTATCGTCCTCTATTAGTAAACTATTACATTTTAGCAAACACGTTGTCATTGTAGGGGAATATAAAATCCTCCCCAAAAAATTCATAAAATTCTTTTCTAGGATGGAAGTAAGCCTTGCGTTAATTTGTTCCATTTCACTCATTCTAGGATTATTACAGCTTTGGGTAGGCGCTATACTTTTACTTTTATTAATTATGTATACAATAGGAATCATTGTTAATTTATATAGGAAGAGAACCAATATTTCTTGCGGATGTGGTGGAATTGTAGGAGATCATAACTTATCTTGGACTTTAGTGTTTCGCAATATTTTTTTAGTAGGATTAATTATTTTCCTTATTAAAAATGAAACAGATTTTTTCAGCTTGCAATCTCTTCTTATATATGAAAAGGATATATCACTAATTTTCAATCATAATGGAATCTTCTCTATACTTTTATCAACATTCTTAGTTTTATTAATAGCAATTTTAAACTCAACATTCACAATTTATCGTAGTATGAATCATTTTTTATATCTTACAAAACAAATAAAGGAGTGA
- a CDS encoding ABC transporter permease subunit, translating to MKKNFAQTYLTIPFHLFLSFIIIIFIGTLPHLFIGMKIDFNNYLHTLTDVTSKLIGWDPLTYTKFAKPLFPQILIQYGNTVIIFLAALFISVLVSFMTVYALLLLPVKKRERIKSFFLLLEAIPDIFIILCLQLLVVWIYKQTNFLIANIAGTKDNSILLFPIICLSFPTILMFNKLLLLRFENELQKDYTLLARAKGFDTFYILNHHVLRNVFLSTLYFSKTNIWYMLSNLYIIEYLLNVQGIFTFLKTYNTELEPAPEIFCVTLFLIYIPIFIVFKLFNIFIPDELKGES from the coding sequence ATGAAAAAAAATTTTGCACAAACATATTTAACGATACCGTTCCACCTATTCTTATCGTTTATTATCATTATATTTATCGGCACATTACCGCACTTATTTATTGGGATGAAGATCGACTTTAACAATTACCTGCACACACTTACGGACGTCACCTCTAAATTAATAGGGTGGGATCCATTAACTTACACGAAATTTGCAAAACCCCTATTTCCTCAAATTCTAATTCAATATGGAAACACGGTTATTATCTTTTTAGCTGCTCTTTTTATTTCCGTATTAGTTTCTTTTATGACTGTTTATGCCTTGTTGCTACTCCCTGTAAAAAAAAGAGAAAGAATAAAATCATTTTTTTTACTATTAGAAGCAATTCCTGATATTTTTATTATTTTGTGTCTCCAATTACTTGTCGTTTGGATTTATAAACAGACAAACTTTTTAATCGCAAATATAGCTGGTACAAAAGACAACTCAATCTTACTATTTCCGATTATTTGCTTAAGTTTTCCAACTATTCTTATGTTTAACAAGCTACTATTGCTACGTTTTGAAAATGAATTACAAAAAGATTATACCTTGCTAGCACGCGCCAAAGGATTTGACACGTTTTATATTCTCAATCATCACGTTCTAAGAAACGTCTTTTTAAGTACTCTCTACTTCTCAAAAACAAATATTTGGTATATGTTATCTAATTTATACATTATTGAATATTTACTCAATGTTCAAGGTATTTTCACATTTTTAAAAACGTATAATACCGAATTAGAACCAGCACCTGAAATATTTTGCGTTACATTGTTTTTAATTTACATTCCTATCTTTATTGTCTTTAAGCTTTTCAATATTTTCATACCTGATGAACTGAAAGGAGAATCTTAA
- a CDS encoding ABC transporter permease — translation MWAHLKRDKYFIICISFLLLLIIVSIGNSIFFDGKVRQTSILYDESGNVQAAPFPPSFTFLLGTDMKGFDLLHRVVDGAKWTIGISLLIAFLRTFIGLAIGLFFAFYVRKSFKTLEALFDCFTVVPMTLIGYFILDTVLRFQNGSPVPSFFERASFEIIVLVILALPVLIFYFAKETKKILNEEFIEAATILGGSKFHLAIKHIFPNIFPILIIVMMQQFVQTLIIFSHFGILELFFGGTILFYGNEVESVSNEWSGLIGLYFRSLSVQPWIPMVPITFFILTIITAHIMLQRIQLAFEKRHMKQTSQEPIEQLNTSNFTQQLPANSFTLYDDK, via the coding sequence ATGTGGGCCCATTTAAAAAGGGATAAGTATTTCATAATTTGTATATCCTTTTTGCTTCTATTAATCATAGTAAGCATCGGAAATTCCATATTCTTTGATGGGAAAGTTCGCCAAACATCTATTCTATATGATGAAAGTGGTAATGTACAAGCAGCACCATTTCCCCCTTCTTTCACTTTTCTGTTAGGTACGGATATGAAGGGATTTGATTTATTACATAGAGTAGTAGATGGAGCGAAATGGACCATTGGTATATCGTTATTGATAGCATTTCTACGAACATTTATCGGGCTAGCAATTGGATTATTCTTCGCTTTTTATGTAAGAAAAAGTTTTAAGACACTTGAAGCTCTCTTTGATTGTTTTACAGTTGTTCCAATGACCCTCATTGGTTACTTTATTCTTGATACAGTATTGCGTTTTCAAAACGGGTCTCCAGTTCCCTCTTTCTTTGAACGAGCATCCTTTGAAATCATAGTCTTAGTCATTCTCGCTTTACCCGTTCTTATATTTTATTTTGCAAAAGAGACAAAAAAGATACTGAATGAAGAATTTATAGAAGCTGCTACAATATTAGGAGGAAGCAAATTTCATCTCGCTATAAAACACATATTTCCGAATATATTTCCTATTCTAATCATTGTCATGATGCAACAATTTGTACAAACTTTAATCATTTTCTCTCATTTTGGTATTTTAGAATTATTTTTTGGTGGTACAATTCTTTTCTACGGAAATGAAGTTGAGTCAGTTAGCAATGAATGGTCAGGTTTAATTGGTCTCTATTTTCGTTCCCTCTCTGTTCAACCTTGGATTCCAATGGTTCCTATTACATTTTTCATCCTGACTATTATTACAGCACATATTATGCTACAAAGGATACAATTAGCATTTGAAAAACGACACATGAAACAAACATCTCAAGAACCAATAGAACAACTCAATACTTCTAATTTTACACAACAACTTCCCGCTAATTCATTTACACTCTATGATGACAAATAG
- a CDS encoding TetR/AcrR family transcriptional regulator, whose product MEKIDRRIIKSQNAIQSAFIEMLIEDGFDEITVKNITEKANIGRKTFYLHYLDKYNLLDKIVDDHLNQLREICDIKQTKGYIEGTVIWFEYFKEHKPFFTALFKSNSTLSFQKKFLTFIMGELEKKLNTNTSVNKNIDTHIVLKFLGTAVMGILESYVLDEIDNDVEYVATQVGELMRRNI is encoded by the coding sequence ATGGAGAAAATCGATAGAAGAATTATAAAATCACAAAACGCCATTCAATCCGCATTTATCGAAATGTTAATTGAAGATGGCTTTGATGAAATTACAGTAAAAAACATTACAGAAAAAGCGAACATCGGAAGAAAAACTTTCTACCTACACTACCTAGATAAATACAATTTATTAGATAAAATTGTGGACGACCATTTAAATCAATTAAGAGAAATATGCGATATAAAACAAACAAAAGGCTATATAGAAGGAACTGTCATATGGTTTGAATACTTCAAAGAACACAAACCATTTTTCACAGCTTTATTTAAAAGCAACAGCACATTATCATTTCAGAAAAAGTTCCTAACGTTCATCATGGGTGAACTAGAGAAAAAACTAAACACAAATACGTCAGTAAATAAAAACATTGATACACACATCGTTTTAAAATTTTTAGGAACAGCTGTCATGGGCATTTTGGAATCTTACGTGTTGGATGAGATTGATAATGATGTTGAGTATGTTGCGACGCAGGTTGGGGAATTGATGAGGAGGAATATATAA